Genomic DNA from Methylocystis sp. MJC1:
CCCCGTGCTGATCTGCGTGGGCACGCGCGACGACGTCGCCGGCGACCCCTCGCCGCTGCAGCCGCTGTTCCGCAACGCCCGCGTTGTCGACATCCCTGGCCGCGACCACAACCGCGCCGTGGGCGACCGCATCTACAAGCAGGCCGTGGTCGAATTCCTGGCGCAACGCCCCTGATGCGCACCCGCGCCCGAGGCGCTATATAGCCGCGTGGCGCGCTTTCCGTTCCGGAAGCGCGCTTTCCGGGAACGGCTCGCTGTCATTCCCGACGCTTGCGACGCGAGCGATCGGGAATCCAGCGCCAAATCAAAGCCATCGCGGCTCTGGAGTCCCGGTCGGGCCGACGGCCCGCCGGGAGCCGAACGCGAGCTGTTCGAGCGGAAACGGATAAGAGGAAGCGTCCCATGGCCGCCGAAACGCGGGAAAAAGCCGCGTCCGTCATAGATTTTGATCCGCTCCTCGCCCGCCTGCGGCTCGAGGCGGAGGATGTGCTGCGCCGCGAGCCGGAGCTCGGCGGCTTCATCTACCCCGCCATCATGGCGCAGGAGAGCGTCGCTGGCGTCGTGATCCACCGCGTGGCGCAGCGCCTCGACCGGCCGGAAGCGCCCTATGCGGCGATTCGCCACGCCTTCGACTCCTACCTCGCCCACGACGGCGCCATTGCTGAGGCCTTCCGGGCCGATCTCCTGGCCGTGGTCGAGCGCGACCCCGCCTGCACACGGCTTCTGGAGCCGGCGCTCTACTTCAAAGGCTTCCATGCCCTGCAGACCTATCGGCTGGCGCATTGGCTGTGGAAAAATGGCCGCAGCGATTTTGCGCTGACGCTGCAGAGCCTGTCCTCGCAGATTTTCCAGACCGACATCCACCCGGCCGCCGTCATCGGCAAGGGCGTCTTCATCGACCACGCCACCGGCGTCGTCATCGGCGCGACGAGCGTCATCGAGGACGACGTCTCCATGCTCCATGGCGTGACGCTGGGCGGCACTGGCAAGGCGCGCGGCGACCGCCATCCGAAGGTGCGGCGCGGCGTGCTGATCGGCGCCGGGGCCAAGGTGCTCGGCAATATCGAGATCGGCCGCTGCGCGATGATCGCAGCCGGGTCTGTGGTGCTCGATTCGGTGCCGGCGAATAAGACGGTGGCGGGCGTGCCAGCGCGAATCGTGGGCGATTCAAAATGCGCCGAGCCGGCGCTGGCCATGGACCAGATGCTAGCGGTTCTAGATGCGGGAATGGACAAGAGGGCGGGGTTATAAGGTGAAGAAGCTGTTTCTTGGCGCGGCGCTTTCCATTCTGGCGTCCGCGGGTCTCTCGTCGCATGCGCTTGCCGCCGGCTGGCATTATTACGACCCGGACTGCCCCATTTCGCTGGGGCCGAAGTCGATGAAATTTGTGGCCATGCAGCCCAAGAAAAGCGTCGACCGCGAATGCGGCGCGCTACCGGAGACCGGCGCATCCGTCATCGTGCTGGACGCCAGCGACAATGAGTTGCGTGACATGAACTGGGACGTCCGCGTGCTGCGCGCCAAAGGGCCCGACAGCGAGCCGGACCCGGAGGTCGACGCCATCAGCCGCCAGCCGATCCAGAAGTTCCGCAACGGCATGGTGAATTTCGACCAGAACTTCAAGCAGGCGGGCAATTACCAGCTCTATGTGAAGCTCACGAGCGACGACGGCGCCAGGAGCTACGAGGGCCGCCACCCCTTCTCGGTGGGGCTCATCACCGACGAGGAATTCTATCTCTACATCGGCTTCGGGGTTTTTGCGCTCGCGGCGGGAGGCGTGGCTTTCGTCTTGTGGCGGAAGGGGAAGCTGTTTTTCAAGATTCCGGATTTTGCGAAACCAAGCTGATCGACGCCGTCATTGCGAGCGAAGCGAAGCAATCCGGGGCCGCCGTAGCTAACTTGGATTGCTTCGTCGCTTACGCTCCTCGCAATGACGAGGGCGGCCCCTCACCCAAACCTATTATTCTTCGGCCCCCCTCGCGGCAGCCTTCCCGCCTCCGCGCGATGCCCATCCACTCCATCATCTCCGCCGCCGCTACGTTAAACGCGCGGCCCGCCGTATCCGTCCAGCTCAGCCCTTCGGCGAGTGAGAATACCTTCGCGTCGGTCACGCCGCCGTCCTTGTAGCGCTGAGTGCGCACGCCCTTGCCGCGCGCGCGGCTACGCCTCGAAGCCCCGCCGCTTGCCGGGCACGCGTTTCCTCTACATAATCGAACAAGATTTCATCGAACCATTGTTTAGCGAGAGCAAGCGACGCTGATTGTAATCCGACCGGGCGGTCGCTCGCCGGCTCAGGAGGCAAAATCATGGATCAACGGATAGCGGCGTTGTCGCCGGGGCAGGCGCAACAGGCGGTGAAGGAATTATTCGATCTGTTGCCGGTCAATCTGTTCGACGGGGGCAAGCCCACCATCGCCGATCTTGATGATTTGGCCAAAGAGGCTCGCGACGGCGCGCCTCCCGACGTCGCGCCTTTCCTCGACGCAATGCTCGCGGAAAGGGAAACCGAGGCGCGCGGCGAGGTGGCCCGCCTCGTTCTCGACCAAGCGGCGCAGACCCCTGGCCTTCGCGATTATCTCGATGAGGCGCTACGGCGTGCGGCGCAGCCTCATATGGACCTGACGCTTCTGGCCGGCGTGGTCATTCTTGCGATGATCGCCGTGCCGAAGAAGATCAAGTTCAAGGACGGCAAGCTAGAAACGATCGAATGGGGCCAACTCCAGGACGGCGCCAAGCTTGCGCACGAAGTGACTGGCTTCGTCAAAGCCTTGCCTACCACGGTGAAGTCCTCCTTTTTCGGCGCCTGATGAGCGAGGCGGGCGAAACGCGCTTCCGGGCCTTGGCGGCGCGCCTCGTCGCTCTCGAACGTCAGGGGCAAAGCCTCCATTCATTGGTTGCGACGCAGCCCAAAGAGGTCCTCGGCCCACTGAGAGAGCTTGCCGGGGAGTCGGAGAGCATCGCCGACGAGATCAGAGCATGGGCGGCGGAGCCCGGTCCGCTCACGAGCGCATGGGGCCACACCCTGGCGGAGCGCGCCCGCCAAGCGGGTATTTTCCTGTGGCTCGGGGTTGCCGGCGCCCTCACCATGACCTGGGATTCCGCGGGCGCTCGAGTGGCGTGTCGGCGCGGTCTTGACTTGGCAGCCGTCGA
This window encodes:
- the cysE gene encoding serine O-acetyltransferase, which gives rise to MAAETREKAASVIDFDPLLARLRLEAEDVLRREPELGGFIYPAIMAQESVAGVVIHRVAQRLDRPEAPYAAIRHAFDSYLAHDGAIAEAFRADLLAVVERDPACTRLLEPALYFKGFHALQTYRLAHWLWKNGRSDFALTLQSLSSQIFQTDIHPAAVIGKGVFIDHATGVVIGATSVIEDDVSMLHGVTLGGTGKARGDRHPKVRRGVLIGAGAKVLGNIEIGRCAMIAAGSVVLDSVPANKTVAGVPARIVGDSKCAEPALAMDQMLAVLDAGMDKRAGL